DNA sequence from the Devosia lacusdianchii genome:
ATGGCCTGTTCGACCACCGGATTGTGGGCCGGGGCCAGGGCCGCGGGGGTGCGGCGGCTGGTCTCGGTGAAGGGCTTGTACTCGGGCTTGGAGAGCTCGAGCAGGTTCACCTCGCCGCGCCAGGCGCTCATGAGATAAGCCATGGATTCCGGGGTGACGTTGCCGAAGAGCGTGGCGAAATCGGCCAGGGCGCGGGAGCGGTCGCTGTCGTGGCTGGTGGCATGGATCAGCACCTTGAGCCCGTCATAAGCCGAGCAGCCGAAGGCGCGCAGGATGACGAAGAGCGAGGCACCGGTGACGTCATGCGCGATCTGGCCGCAGCGGACTTCGTCGAGGCCGGTGAGTTGGCTCAGCAGACGCGTCACTTCCGGACGGCGATTTTCGGAGAACAGTTTCATCAGGGCTTTGGTCAACTCCTGATTGGCGACGGTGAGCTGTTCGATGGTCTTGCTGATCGGCGCAAGCGGCGTTTCGCGGTGGGCATAAGCCCGGATAACCTTGACACGATCATCGTCGGAAAGATCGAAGAAGGCGGGGGCGAGCAGGGCGGCGTCGAAGTCGGCGCGCTTGGCCAGGGCCTCGGCTACCATGTGGTCCATCTGCGCTGAGCGGGCCAGGGCGCTGAGATAGGCGCCTCGTGGCACGATGGCGGTATTGGCGGCAAGGGCGCGGTAGACCTTGCGCGAATTCATCTGGAAGAGCTTCGCGAGCACCACGTTCGACAGGTCTGGCCGCGCCGCAATGATGGCAGCAGCGGGGACGTCATAGCGGGCGATGATATCGAGCATGGTCGGCT
Encoded proteins:
- a CDS encoding DUF2336 domain-containing protein; this encodes MLGFQPYETFQLLIETGGVDRTNTLLIAACDAYARRGKPTPPEMEQFETLAGRLFPIAGPQARAKGAAILGRAEILSPALEQLVVENIGEDLNSFLQSAVELSEPTMLDIIARYDVPAAAIIAARPDLSNVVLAKLFQMNSRKVYRALAANTAIVPRGAYLSALARSAQMDHMVAEALAKRADFDAALLAPAFFDLSDDDRVKVIRAYAHRETPLAPISKTIEQLTVANQELTKALMKLFSENRRPEVTRLLSQLTGLDEVRCGQIAHDVTGASLFVILRAFGCSAYDGLKVLIHATSHDSDRSRALADFATLFGNVTPESMAYLMSAWRGEVNLLELSKPEYKPFTETSRRTPAALAPAHNPVVEQAIEALARIGIKRAG